In the genome of Streptobacillus canis, the window TTCCTTTTTCCTTATTTCTAGATGTAAGAGTTAGCCCTAATACTCTTGAAGCTGTTTCTGCATCTTCAAAAAACATTTCATAAAAATCTCCTAATCTAAAAAATAGTATGTATTCTTTGTATTGTTCTTTTATTTCAGTATATTGTTTCATTAAAGGTGTAGACATATTTTTACTCCTTTTTTCTTTTAATTATATCATAAAATGTATACAAGGACTAGTAATAATTGACTTTAACCCTTTATTCCTAAATTAAAATAGTAAGTGTCCAAAATATGAGTTGAAAAAAAGTGGATATACCGTACAATCATAAACGACTAAATTCATTGAAAGGAACTGTATACCCATGACTAATAATAACATAAATTTAGAAAATAATAAAAAAGCTAAATATAAACATTTGAATTATGCAGATAGAGTAATAATATCACATCTACTAAAACAAGCTAAAATAAAGGATTTAACTAAATATGTTTCTAATCCCACTAAAGAGCATAAAAAATATAGCTGATATCTTAGCTAAATGTACAAAAACAATAAAAAGAGAAATTAAGAGAGGAACTCTAAGAACATGTACCAATAAACTAGACACAAAAATGTGAAAAGTTTGGAGGTACATGTTCTCTTATTGGTTAGAGCTTCTTTTTAGAGTATTTATATACTCTTTTTTATCTTTTTCAACTTTTAAACTTTCTCTTATCTTTTGTATAGACTTATTATGTATCCAAGGATTAATAATTCTATTTTCTTCTATATATTTTAATACTTCTTTTTCATGTTTAGTGTAACACTCACAAAAATACCAAGCTATAGCTATGTTGATATAGTATTCTTCTGTTTGTATTTTTGATAATTTTTCTAGGTGTTCTTCCTTAAAGTTTTCTTTAATAAAGTTAGTTATTAAAGTTACTATTGCAAATCTTACTGTATATGTATGACTTGAATTTAACCATTCATAAATCTTTTTCTCTACTTTTTCAGGATGTTTTTTTGAAATTTTCCCCATCCCTATATCACAAGTTGCCCAATTATCTATATATGGTAATACTTTTTCTGTTTTTTCTATTAACTTATCTATTTCTTTTTCCTTGTCTAATAAATACATATGAATATGATACTCTTCCATATATTCATGAGGCAAAACATTTAAATATTCTTCTATATTCTCTATAGTTTTAGCAAGTTTTCTTAATTCTGGTACTCTTACTCCTATTATTCTAGACTTATCAACTGTAGGTATTAATTTGGCACTAAATTCCCTGTATTTTAAGTCTTGTTTTGAGTATAGTAGTTCTTTAATATTATCCATTTTTCTTAACCTTATGTAATATTACTGATATTACAAATGCTAGCATACTTGGAAGTACCCAACCTAAACTAACACCATTAAATGGTAATAAATTAAACACTGGATCTAAGACATTATTTATTAATCCATTTAATACCATACCTATACTAAATATTGCAGTTACATATATTGTAGATTTAAATACCATTTTTGAATTACCAAAATATTCAGAAAATAGTCCTAATAATATTAATACTAACGAAACTGGATATATTGATAATAGTATTGGTATAGAATATTTTAATATATTTTCTAATCCAAATATTGCAAGTATGAATGAAACTACTGTATAAAGGATAACCCAAGATCTATATGATATTTTAGGATAAATTTCATTGAAATATTGACTTATTGATGTAGTTAGCCCTATAGCAACTGAAAGGCATGCTATGATAAATATTCCTCCTAAAATTAAACTTCCAAATATACCATAATTCATTTTAACTACATTAACTAATATTTCTGCTCCTGTTTTTGTATTGGGAAATAAATTAGCTGTAGCTGCACCTATATATGTTAACATTCCATAAACTATTAAAAGGATAATAGATGAAACTGTACCCGTTTTCATAGTAATTTCAGTAACATTTTTTTCATCTTTAATTCCTAAATTTCTGATAGTAAAGGCAATAACTATTCCGTAGTTTAAAGCTCCTAATGTATCCATAGTGTTATATCCTTCTAAAAACCCTTTTACCGCAGGTCCTGTAACATAATCTCCAACAGGCATAGATGGGTTAAATGGATTAATAACTACCCCTATAAACATAACTACTATTAAGATTAATAGTGTAGGTGTAAGTATTTTACCTAAAGTTGTAACTAATTTACTAGGTTTCATTGATAAGTAATAAACTACTCCAAAAAATATTAGTGTATATGCTATTCTAAAATATATCATATATTGCACGTTAGTTATAAAGGGAGT includes:
- a CDS encoding DNA alkylation repair protein is translated as MDNIKELLYSKQDLKYREFSAKLIPTVDKSRIIGVRVPELRKLAKTIENIEEYLNVLPHEYMEEYHIHMYLLDKEKEIDKLIEKTEKVLPYIDNWATCDIGMGKISKKHPEKVEKKIYEWLNSSHTYTVRFAIVTLITNFIKENFKEEHLEKLSKIQTEEYYINIAIAWYFCECYTKHEKEVLKYIEENRIINPWIHNKSIQKIRESLKVEKDKKEYINTLKRSSNQ
- the brnQ gene encoding branched-chain amino acid transport system II carrier protein, which produces MEKLSKKDFRHMSVMIFGLFFGAGNLIFPPFLGKEAGTNSLISLFFFSFTAIIFPVLGIIAVSKFDGIKKLSNMVGPLFALIFTTAIYITIGPGLAIPRNATVSFEIAMTPFITNVQYMIYFRIAYTLIFFGVVYYLSMKPSKLVTTLGKILTPTLLILIVVMFIGVVINPFNPSMPVGDYVTGPAVKGFLEGYNTMDTLGALNYGIVIAFTIRNLGIKDEKNVTEITMKTGTVSSIILLIVYGMLTYIGAATANLFPNTKTGAEILVNVVKMNYGIFGSLILGGIFIIACLSVAIGLTTSISQYFNEIYPKISYRSWVILYTVVSFILAIFGLENILKYSIPILLSIYPVSLVLILLGLFSEYFGNSKMVFKSTIYVTAIFSIGMVLNGLINNVLDPVFNLLPFNGVSLGWVLPSMLAFVISVILHKVKKNG